Genomic segment of Hydra vulgaris chromosome 08, alternate assembly HydraT2T_AEP:
acacacacactcacaaacaaacacacacacacacacacacacacacacacacacacacacacacacatatatatattcatttattgtatataatatagatTTTGAATTCAATTATGTTGGCATTAACATGCCATATTACAGCAATTCAGAAAAATAACTAGTATTgaataaacttttgaattatAGCTGAGTATTTAATTATTGAACATTAAATTTCAACCATGACATGGTtggtctaaaaatatatatacaaatcatACTTTATAGGTATGCAAACCATACCTAGAGCTTTCAAAGTTGGGAATTTAGGGGATATGACCTGacgtttaaagattttataaacacatttttttagtaaaaataaaagcttgaAGCTTTgggaatatatataaatagtttagtaatattgttaatattgtcTCTTTGGAACATTAAAACCCCGTATTCCTTTGACGGGTTGTCCGCCAGTACGATCTTTTTCCTCCTCTAGCTcagcttttgttaaaaatgtagaAAGACATTCTGGAGTGCCTACACCATTGTCACGAGAATATTTATAACACAAAATCTGATCAAGCGAGTATGAGGGCAATTGAGATATTGTGGAATTTGTAGCCTTATTGCTAAAATGAATATCTGAAGTTAATCCAAGTCCTGGCAAATTACATATTGGAGGTAAAACATTTGAAGTATATTTATCTACAGAATAATTCCAGGGCATAGAGTGCTTATGAAGAATAAGGTGATCTAAATTTGCTAGTAATGATGGTTCCATAAAAAAACATGGCATGTTTAGACATTCTCTAAGAGCAGAAATTTGCTGAATCTCTAAATGTTCTTCCACAGATTTTATACGTTGTTCAATATCTTGTCGATTGAGAGTTACCtagacataattaaaaaaaaaacatttaattcttGTACACACAAAAAATGCATCATaacttattaaactatttacattttaatggaaacaaaaaatacccgaattttaaatactaaatctataacaataaatattctaagataaaaaaaaaaagaaattattttctttaattgaaaatttaaaaaaatatatttttattgcaatttgaTACAAACCACatgcatattttaaaagctattttaaattttttttagttgatttcacTATAAAACTTGTTCATGATTGCTTGTAATTCAAATCtatatgataatgataatgatgacaataatgatgatgacaatAATAGCTTCTTAAGAAACTTTCAATTTCATGTTATTCAgcaatcataaatttttaatttatttacaataactatcatcattatcactattgtaaataaatttaaaatataagaattaaaaaagggtttatataaaaaagataaacatcATCAAAGCTTTTTTGTcactagataaaaaaattttttacctcaCTTGttattggataaaaaaaatgaacgtaATCAGTTTGTTCTTTAGGAATTAGCCCCCGCAGGTATATCAATTTACCATTAAATGTACTATCTGTAAAGGTAAATAAAAGTAAGGGAGGAAACTTCTGAATATGTTTTAACTTCTGGCGAGGAGTAAGTCCAACTgacttcaaatattttaagCGCTGCAAAAAGAGTTCCACACGATAATATAGCAAATTTGATTGGTTTTTTCTTATAATCCAATAGTCATAATTAGCAGCAACATTTCTTATCAACTCAATTCCAGGCTTGGCATTGCCTTCATCTATGctgacaaattttaatttaaaactatttagaaaaTGGCTTTCAAATTTATTTGGTGTAATCACcttgacatttttaaagttaacagtattttcattttcaacatactcca
This window contains:
- the LOC136083756 gene encoding uncharacterized protein LOC136083756, which codes for MAFLKRTSRLHLYKSYFKLMSQQRNKVTAKDLRKVNENIDAINFMEYVENENTVNFKNVKVITPNKFESHFLNSFKLKFVSIDEGNAKPGIELIRNVAANYDYWIIRKNQSNLLYYRVELFLQRLKYLKSVGLTPRQKLKHIQKFPPLLLFTFTDSTFNGKLIYLRGLIPKEQTDYVHFFYPITSEVTLNRQDIEQRIKSVEEHLEIQQISALRECLNMPCFFMEPSLLANLDHLILHKHSMPWNYSVDKYTSNVLPPICNLPGLGLTSDIHFSNKATNSTISQLPSYSLDQILCYKYSRDNGVGTPECLSTFLTKAELEEEKDRTGGQPVKGIRGFNVPKRQY